The Streptomyces sp. NBC_01353 genome contains a region encoding:
- a CDS encoding DUF192 domain-containing protein — MGRPGKWRDGAGSLLVGRDSLPLEIAASYRARRRGLLGRDGIGGALLITPTNSVHTFGMRFAIDVAYLDRSFTVLDVVTMRPGRLGMIRLRGRHVLEAESGAMAGWGLRPGVRVTVVPSRGG; from the coding sequence ATGGGGAGACCGGGGAAATGGCGTGACGGAGCGGGAAGTCTGCTCGTGGGGCGTGACTCGCTCCCGCTGGAGATCGCGGCGTCCTACCGGGCGCGGCGGCGGGGCCTGCTCGGCCGGGACGGGATCGGGGGCGCCCTGCTCATCACCCCGACGAACAGCGTGCATACCTTCGGTATGCGCTTCGCGATCGACGTGGCCTACCTGGACCGTTCGTTCACCGTCCTGGACGTGGTCACGATGAGGCCGGGGCGGCTCGGCATGATCCGTCTGCGGGGCCGGCACGTGCTGGAGGCGGAGAGCGGCGCGATGGCGGGCTGGGGTCTGCGGCCGGGGGTACGGGTCACGGTGGTCCCGAGCCGAGGAGGGTGA